A single genomic interval of Leishmania panamensis strain MHOM/PA/94/PSC-1 chromosome 25 sequence harbors:
- a CDS encoding hypothetical protein (TriTrypDB/GeneDB-style sysID: LpmP.25.0900), translated as MLSLRFLSVHMNSIKVLESGCLRTLRHLVELDLSANELREIPLGCWDGLGRLERLNLSSNRLTRLGPTAFGSLASLQWLSLGFNSISDVVGLRSVPAHAPLTYVDLCANRIATLDEVIDALTPHRAHLQELRLESPSSMTTAAVDGGAFSPSATTNASLNDSQGGVPDYWPIKENPCCLSPGSVMQGASGGRVEGSSCAASGQGNSRVSGAACSSPVTTGYVERLLSYFPRLLVVNGVSYGVDPLQALRQQRQSQEQEGLQGEEANAVGVTVAVADASPHALRCNADKSPQAGAERLDEDTPVSDAFARLLRKPLPHLRRSSSSSSRSQSSASFEEPKKQYRNRSHRRTSSRHRTRSLSHRRSRVTSSSSSSPQESPRHGHRAAVAPTSAPQAKQDPQAPPYSTGVPAPQKASEMDEESVVAAGAPGKKRAPLRHGQWAAAAKPRRASLRRRLSSNALSYATSPLSVTASFPSAVSPSTPQEHARERKPQTSVSPSNTATPHMRKLRFEPTSVTPTTEASRTPSATPLTEQLMPSGGKSADLAALLGYPSPAGVTDTSDVSPPAATTHGQCEHRDGDGESGSKGLSVATTTDGGAVTPVTSKDWATHGLLSPLVGTASAVALRWKPKQVSRGTCTEQDTETLATVSCDAELAAKVEQLQAQLALRNTTISDLRRHLDLTRTQYVEGQREAQQRQQQLRSQVSALKDELARRSEEATILQRKQQAQLNRAVDFVKAEWGRRLEVAEQHSVEALAEAAGAWEERLARAAEENLHVQQTVTVKSAQLATLERQTHAMEAEMQAMRGSAVMQRRHGAARTELLLAEAEKRRSLEAAAATTAVQLCHSFCNAAVRLHVEALREADRGRQWAEAALREQQATWRTQVSAYEDAMRHAASEVHSAVMGKHGAAHLPPLPPTCKSPARPEAPPLSLAPVPSPTLTGVAAPQLELLELSGDSSDNKATCAQEDANEKDDKRARTQLRVERAAADDSALVSTPTTGSLLATQGEDSSRAAAAAAACGAASDALRQVTGVDANDTLTKYWRNACARIEAQLHRVAAALHVATCTQQSMAAENTRLLSHVEALEAEKEALAALRSTSGVAVQERDNLLRTLHTLRADMEKKDAALDALEAEAHAKLNEKRHRIVELEDTVEALTMQQTRATEEHASMRGQLEAARATVERLQQELADARERRRAMTQQQAEQVPDLERKQRELSELLATRNAESHQHQLEKKMLVHTLTIARQQLVRLYESHQHLSSEHTSAKEQVTRLQTKLDAAQRQLHDVQEATLAKQKATLEVLSHLMTNNAL; from the coding sequence ATGCTGTCACTGCGCTTCCTTAGCGTTCACATGAACAGCATCAAGGTGCTCGAGAGCGGCTGTctgcgcacgctgcggcACTTGGTGGAACTTGACTTGAGCGCGAATGAGCTACGAGAGATACCGCTAGGATGCTGGGACGGGCTTGGACGTCTCGAGCGCCTGAACCTTTCCAGCAACCGGCTGACTCGCCTTGGTCCGACTGCCTTTGGCTCTCTCGCCTCGCTGCAATGGCTTTCCCTCGGCTTCAACAGCATCAGCGATGTAGTAGGGCTGCGCTCCGTacctgcgcacgcgccgctCACCTATGTGGACCTGTGCGCCAACCGTATCGCGACGCTGGACGAGGTCATCGACGCCCTCACGCCTCATAGAGCGCatctgcaggagctgcggctggaGTCGCCATCGTCcatgacgacggcagcagtagACGGCGGCGCTTTTTCTCCGTCCGCCACAACGAACGCGTCCCTCAACGACAGCCAGGGCGGCGTACCGGACTATTGGCCTATCAAGGAGAACCCATGTTGCCTTTCCCCAGGCTCTGTCATGCAGGGAGCGAGCGGAGGCAGAGTagaaggcagcagctgtgctgctAGTGGGCAAGGCAACAGCCGagtcagcggcgccgcttgcAGTTCTCCGGTCACTACAGGCTATGTGGAGCGGCTCCTATCGTACTTCCCGCGTCTGCTCGTCGTGAATGGTGTCTCCTACGGCGTGGACCCCTTGCAGGCccttcgccagcagcgccagtctcaggagcaggagggcctgcaaggggaggaggcaaacgCAGTCGGCGTTACGGTTGCCGTGGCAGATGCGTCACCTCACGCATTGCGGTGCAATGCAGACAAGAGCCCACAGGCAGGGGCGGAGAGACTCGATGAAGACACACCCGTTAGCGATGCGTTTGCACGACTGCTGAGAAAACCACTTCCACACCTGCGAaggtcgtcctcgtcctcgtctcGATCGCAATCATCAGCCTCGTTTGAGGAACCAAAGAAGCAGTACCGCAATCGCAGCCACCGTCGCACCAGTAGCAGGCATCGAACGCGCAGCTTATCGCATCGACGTAGCCGCGTTacctcatcctcctcttcctcgccacaGGAGTCGCCTCGCCACGGCCATCGTGCAGCTGTTGCACCCACCTCGGCGCCCCAAGCGAAGCAGGATCCGCAAGCACCACCGTATTCAACAGGGGTGCCAGCACCCCAAAAGGCCTCAGAGATGGATGAAGAAagcgtcgttgctgctggcgcccCGGGCAAGAAAAGGGCGCCACTGCGACATGGACAGtgggccgccgccgcgaagCCGCGCCGCGCGTCTCTGCGCCGTCGCTTGTCGTCAAACGCCTTATCTTACGCgacctcgccgctctccgtCACTGCTTCCTTTCCGTCTGCAGTGTCACCATCGACACCACAAGAGCACGCTCGTGAGCGCAAGCCGCAGACATCAGTGTCGCCATCTAACACAGCGACCCCGCATATGCGCAAGCTCCGCTTCGAGCCCACGTCAGTGACGCCCACCACGGAAGCTTCTCGCACGCCTTCTGCAACCCCATTAACGGAGCAGCTGATGCCATCTGGAGGCAAAAGTGCCGATCTGGCTGCTCTTCTGGGATACCCTTCCCCTGCCGGGGTTACCGATACCAGCGACGTCTCACCGCCTGCCGCAACAACGCATGGACAATGTGAACAtcgcgacggcgacggcgagagTGGCTCAAAGGGCCTCAGcgttgccaccaccacagacGGTGGAGCCGTCACACCTGTCACCTCCAAAGATTGGGCAACTCACGGCCTTCTGTCTCCTCTTGTGGGAACCGCCTCAGCCGTGGCGCTTCGGTGGAAGCCGAAGCAGGTGTCCCGTGGGACCTGCACGGAGCAGGACACAGAGACACTAGCGACAGTGTCGTGCGATGCCGAGCTAGCGGCAAAGGTGGAGCAGTTGCAGGCACAACTAGCGCTGCGTAACACGACTATCAGCGATCTGCGTCGACACCTCGACCTCACCCGGACCCAGTACGTTGAAGGGCAGcgcgaggcgcagcagcggcagcagcaactccgCAGTCAGGTATCGGCGCTAAAGGACGAGCTGGCGCGGCGGAGCGAGGAGGCAACAATTCTTCAGCGTAAGCAGCAGGCTCAACTGAATCGGGCCGTCGATTTTGTCAAAGCAGAGTGGGGGCGACGGCTGGAGgtggcagagcagcacagtGTCGAAGCgttggcagaggcagcgggagCGTGGGAGGAACGCCTGGCACGTGCCGCGGAAGAGAACCTACACGTCCAGCAGACGGTCACTGTGAAGTCCGCACAGCTTGCTACGCTCGAGCGGCAGACACACGCTATGGAGGCGGAGATGCAGGCGATGCGGGGCAGTGCTGTtatgcagcggcgccacgggGCTGCGCGAACCGAACTGCTGCTcgccgaggcggagaaaCGGCGCTCGCTggaagccgcggcggcgaccacagctgtgcagctctgccatTCGTTCTGCAACGCAGCCGTGCGCCTCCAcgtcgaggcgctgcgcgaaGCGGACCGAGGTCGACAgtgggcagaggcggcgctgcgagagcagcaggccaCGTGGAGAACGCAGGTGAGCGCGTACGAGGACGCTATGCGTCATGCTGCGTCCGAGGTGCACAGTGCTGTCATGGGGAAGCACGGCGCAGCTCACTtgccaccgcttccgccgACATGCAAGTCGCCTGCCCGCCCcgaggcgccaccgctgtcgctggcTCCTGTCCCGTCTCCGACACTCACAGGCGTGGCAGCCCCGCAACTGGAGCTACTCGAGCTCAGCGGCGATAGCAGCGACAACAAGGCCACCTGTGCACAAGAAGATGCCAACGAGAAGGACGACAAGAGGGCGCGGACACAGCtgagggtggagagggcaGCTGCAGATGACAGTGCCCTGGTGTCGACCCCCACCACAGGCTCTCTACTTGCGACCCAGGGTGAGGACAGtagccgcgcagcagcagcagcagcggcatgcgGAGCTGCTTCCGATGCGCTGAGACAGGTGACTGGTGTGGATGCCAACGATACCCTAACGAAGTACTGGAGGAACGCGTGCGCGCGTATTGAGGCGCAGCTCCATCGCGTGGCGGCTGCCTTGCATGTTGCAACTTGCACCCAGCAGTCCATGGCGGCGGAGAACACGCGTCTGCTCAGCCACgtcgaggcgctggaggcagagaaggaggcgctAGCAGCCCTCCGCTCTACTTCTGGGGTAGCAGTTCAGGAGCGGGACAATTtgctgcgcacgctgcacaCATTGCGAGCCGACATGGAGAAGAAGGACGCCGCCTTAGATGCGCTAGAGGCGGAGGCACACGCGAAGCTGAACGAGAAGCGCCACCGCATTGTCGAGCTCGAGGACACTGTGGAGGCGCTCACAATGCAACAGACGCGCGCGACGGAGGAGCATGCGTCGATGCGCGGACAGCTAGAGGCAGCGCGGGCGACGGTGGAGCGTCTGCAGCAAGAACTGGCCGACGCGAGGGAACGGCGTAGGGcgatgacgcagcagcaggcagagCAGGTGCCAGACTTAGAGCGGAAGCAACGTGAGCTTTCCGAGCTGCTCGCCACCCGCAACGCCGAGTCCCACCAGCATCAactggagaagaagatgcTGGTGCACACCCTTACAatcgcacggcagcagctggtgcgcctgTACGAGTCTCACCAGCATCTTTCCAGCGAGCACACGAGCGCCAAGGAGCAGGTCACTCGGCTACAGACAAAGCtcgacgcagcgcagcgg